In Capillimicrobium parvum, a genomic segment contains:
- a CDS encoding sulfotransferase family protein — protein MSWKGTVHRALRRSTGFELRRAPPPREPRPRPRPPRVRVRSGDRLVEAPVFILSTVRSGSTLLRVLLGSHSQIHAPHEMHLRDIAVEVKSKYVERALDSVGLDQAHLEYLLWDRVLHRELAASGKSVLVSKTPNDVFILDRIRACWSDARFIFLLRHPAAIAASRHATRPQDTAERNVEMIRRYAVALEQARTELPGHTVRYEDLASDPAGETQRLCAFLGVPWEEAMLDYGRHRHRGLKAGLGDWTEKIRSGQVQSPTLPPPDAEVAGPLREFAEAWGYLPAGPPTAAPGARAPAS, from the coding sequence GTGTCCTGGAAAGGCACCGTCCATCGCGCACTGAGGCGCTCGACCGGCTTCGAGCTGCGGCGCGCCCCGCCGCCCAGGGAGCCCCGGCCCCGTCCGCGGCCGCCGCGCGTCCGCGTGCGCTCGGGCGACCGGCTCGTCGAGGCGCCAGTGTTCATCCTCTCGACCGTCCGGTCGGGCTCGACGCTGCTGCGCGTGCTGCTCGGCAGCCACTCGCAGATCCACGCGCCGCATGAGATGCACCTGCGCGACATCGCCGTCGAGGTGAAGTCGAAGTACGTCGAGCGGGCGCTCGACTCCGTCGGCCTGGACCAGGCGCACCTGGAGTACCTGCTCTGGGACCGCGTCCTGCACCGCGAGCTCGCCGCCAGCGGCAAGTCGGTCCTCGTCAGCAAGACGCCGAACGACGTGTTCATCCTGGATCGCATCCGTGCCTGCTGGAGCGACGCGCGGTTCATCTTCCTGCTGCGCCATCCGGCCGCGATCGCCGCTTCGCGCCACGCCACGCGCCCGCAGGACACGGCCGAGCGCAACGTCGAGATGATCCGCCGCTACGCCGTCGCCCTCGAGCAGGCCCGGACGGAGCTGCCCGGCCACACCGTGCGCTACGAGGACCTCGCGTCCGATCCCGCCGGCGAGACGCAGCGGCTGTGCGCGTTCCTCGGCGTGCCGTGGGAGGAGGCGATGCTCGACTACGGCCGCCACCGCCATCGCGGCCTGAAGGCGGGGCTCGGCGACTGGACCGAGAAGATCAGGTCCGGCCAGGTGCAGTCGCCAACGCTGCCTCCGCCGGACGCAGAGGTCGCTGGCCCGCTGCGCGAGTTCGCCGAGGCCTGGGGCTACCTGCCCGCCGGGCCGCCCACCGCAGCGCCGGGCGCTCGAGCGCCAGCCAGCTGA